Proteins encoded within one genomic window of Gemmobacter sp.:
- a CDS encoding YcnI family protein, whose product MIRTTLATLMLAALAGPALAHATLETAEARVGATYKAVLRVPHGCGTLPTHTVRIQIPEGFYNVKPMPKAGWTLETVTGAYAKPYDNHGTKLTEGVKEIVWSGGNLPNEWYDEFVFRGSFAADLPVDTVFYFPAVQECAGAEEAWIDTTGDPKADMPAPGVKLIKGGHGH is encoded by the coding sequence ATGATCCGCACCACCCTTGCCACCCTGATGCTTGCCGCGCTGGCTGGCCCCGCCCTGGCCCATGCCACGCTGGAAACCGCCGAGGCGCGCGTCGGCGCCACCTACAAGGCCGTCCTGCGCGTGCCCCATGGCTGCGGCACGCTGCCCACCCACACCGTCCGCATCCAGATCCCCGAAGGGTTCTACAATGTGAAGCCGATGCCCAAGGCCGGCTGGACGCTGGAAACCGTGACCGGCGCCTATGCCAAACCCTATGACAACCACGGCACCAAGCTGACCGAAGGCGTCAAGGAGATTGTCTGGTCGGGCGGCAACCTGCCGAACGAATGGTATGACGAATTCGTCTTCCGCGGGTCGTTTGCCGCCGATCTGCCGGTCGATACCGTATTCTACTTCCCGGCCGTGCAGGAATGCGCCGGCGCCGAGGAAGCCTGGATCGACACCACCGGCGACCCCAAGGCCGATATGCCGGCGCCGGGCGTCAAGCTGATCAAGGGCGGCCACGGCCACTGA